Below is a genomic region from Fusarium oxysporum Fo47 chromosome VIII, complete sequence.
GCCCGCAGCAAAGGAAAAGCTTGGTGTGACAGAGACCTTTATTAGCAAATCCCGCGACAAGGACCGCAGCAGGCTTTGAAATATGAAAGCAGACGCAAAGAGGGGGCTGGGACTCTGTCAGTTTCACCCACATTCCGGGAGCTGAGTTACTTACTTACTCGTTTTAACCTTACTGTAAGACAGAGTCTCAGCCCTGTCATCCTTCATTCCCCCGCTGCTAGCATAACCCTAAAATAGAAGTTACTGACTTTATATCACGGGCTGCGGGAAATACTCaacccaacaacaacaaacaatCGTACGGTCCCGACATCAAATTTGAAAAAGCCAGTTCCTTCAACCAGCATTTTCCGCCGGTCCAACATGTCACATCTTTTGAACCCCATGCTCGTGTCGGACGGCGGCTGAAGATCAGTACGCCATTCATAGTGGGTCGTCTGCAGTCAGCCTCCGTGAAGAGACGCCGATTACATTGCGAATGCCGGGGACCGCGGGCGTGTTTGAGCGGCATGCATGTGATTAAACAGTTGAGATGACAGGTATTTTGTGGCAAGCCAATTGAGAGGTTTTTTTCTGGTCAATCTGATCGTATGTTCCACAGTCGCAGTCGCATTCGCACATTATGATTTGATGAGTTGGTTGCCAAGGCGGATCCGAGATTTGATCTCTGTTTCTCCATCGCAGTTTGTACCCACTCGGTTGCCTTTTGAGGGATCTGGACCATGTTCTCTGCTGGTGGGATTGGGAAGGGATTATTGCGTAATTGAATCCTGACAGGCTCCAGATGGCAAGCAAAAACACGCTAGTTAGTGAATGTAGACATTCGGTTGATGGTGGCCGCTGCGGCTGCGGGCGGCCCGAAGCCGAAAATATACGAAAATGCTTCTCCACTTCCAGACACACTGTGTCTGTAGCTCCGTCGCTTTCAGGTACCAAATGGCCAACGGTCTTTGCTTGGCATGCAATAATTCTTGCGGGCTTCTTCAACGTCCAGCGAGTAGTTGGTGCACCTTCATCCTTCGCTACTCTTCGTGTCCTTGGTACTCTTGTTCATCGGCGCGAGGATAACTGTCTTCTGAGCCGGTCTGTAATAGTCATCCACAATAGGCATCAAGTCAGTTCATAGAGCCAGCCAATAGGAAATTAAATATACCGAGGGTGGTCAGATTGAGGTATGCAGTAAGTTGCTGAACTGAGAGCTGATGCTTACATTGCGCGCCATACTCGTACATAAGGTGCGGGTTGCCAATCCCCATGAGTGCGGCTGAGTGCGGTGGCCAATAGCGAGTTAAGATCCATGTTGGCGCATGGTATGGGTCAACCCATGGTGATCGTTGTTTTCTTTCACAGACAGACATAAAAtatcgaggaagagaaaaagaaataagaaaaCTCGTCTGAGCATCACTAGCGATTGAACGAATCCAGCTTTGTTGATTAGCTCCCCTCACGTCACACATAATTCTCGCGGTTTGAGGTTTACAGGTTATACCGCCGGTGCTGTCAGCAATGCATTGTCTCGGAGGAATTTAGGCACCTCGGCCGAGCCCTCCAACCCGCCTTGGCTGCGTTGGCTCGGATGTGGGGGCTCAGTCTCATCCCCCACATTCCTGCAGGTGATTGAGCGTTTATACGTTAGGCTATCAACAGGCTGACTAGGGCTGGCCTGAGTCTGGTGGCTTGGGCTAATCCCCACATTCGTACGAACAGGGTTCCCCCCTCGGCCGAGCCAATTTCGTACGAGGTCGTTTTCGTACGAAGTTGTGTCGTGCGAGCTCAGCATGGTCCTGCCCATGCGGTACCACAATCAACACTCCCTGTTTTATCCGCTCGCCATTGTTCCGCTTTTCGCTCCTTCGCACGAAATCTATTGCCGTTACTTTTGACCGAACTTCTGTATATCCCCCGAGACCGAGCTGGCTTCCCTATCGCTTGGCGCTTAAAAGACTGCCTGTTTACGTACCATGGATCATCGCCACCATCAGCATCCTCAGCCTACcgcttcagcctcttgatcaTTGTCGCATCGTCCCAACAACGAGTTGTGCGTTTGTTCCATTGTGATCATCGAGATTACAGCATTTGCGCCTCAAATCACACAGCCTCTCACAATGTCGGAGACAGTTGAACTCGAAAACAACCGGGCGAGCAGCCCTATGGAGAACAAAGAACGCATCCCGCCTAATGGCGGCACCAAGGCATGGGCCTGCGTTGCCGGCTCGTTCTTGCTGCAGTTTTGTTCTTTCGGCTATGTCAATGCGTGGGTCTCCCTGCTTGTCCCTATCTCCTCTTTTTACTTTCAAGAACAATGAGCTGATCTCTGGACAACAGATGTGGCATGTTTCAATTATACTACTCGGACGTGATGTTCAAGGACGAGTCATCATCTGCACTAGCATGGATCACCACCCTGCAAATCTTCCTGCTGTTTATGTTCGGTCCAGCTGTAGGAAAATTGATCGATGTCTACGGCTGCCGCAGGATGCTTCCACCATTCAGTATCATGGCTGTGTTCTCTGTGTGCATGTTGAGCCTGTGCACCAAGTATTGGCAGGTCATGCTTGCACAAGGAGTTGCCTTTGGTTTAGCTGCTGCTGGACTCTCTCTCCCTGCTATGGCAACTGCCACCCAATGGTTCTCGACTAAGAAAGGATTGGCTGTTGGTATTGTGTCTTCAGGCAGCAGTCTAGGTAATACTATACCATGAATCTTGTCAACGTACTATACACATGGCTGACATCGACACTAGGCGGAATAATTTACCCATGTATGCTGCCTCGACTAATCGAGGAAGTCGGCTTCGCATCTGCTGTTCGCTGGACTGCCCTTTTACAAGGAATCCTTTTATTTATTGCCAATCTTCTTTGCTCCTCGCCCTTCCCACCGCTTGGCAAATCGTCGcctgaagagaaggataaaGTCCCTCCCAGCAGTGGCCTCAATGGGTTCAAGAGTTGGCCTTGGTTCTTTTTCGTCTTAGGTTGTTTCTTCACCATGTGGGGTCTCTTTGCGCCTCTCAACTACCTTCCAGAGATGGCCTCGCTTCATGGATATGAAAGCTTTGCTGTATACACACTGGCTATTGCGAATGCAGGGTCTCTTGTTGGCCGAATTGTTCCTGGCTGGATCAGCGATATCATTGGCCAATTCAATACCATGGTTATGGTGACCAGTCTATCCGGAATCTTGGTATTGGCCTTCTGGCTGCCACTTGAGTTCCATACATCCAAAGCCGGCCTTATCCTCTTTGCTCTGCTTTTTGGCTTTGTTAGCGGTGGCTTCGTGAGTCTTGGCCCTCCCTGTGTTGTTTCTCTTGCCGAAGACCGAGTGGACGAGATTGGTGTAAAGCTTGGTGGTTTCTGCTTGGCTATTGCCCTTGGAGCTTTGACTGGTCTTCCTATCGAAGGGGCTATCAAAGATCGCGAAGGCGATAAATTCACTGGTTTGATGGCCTTTGCAGGAGCGACAATGATTATGGGAAGTTTCTGTACTGCGATCGCTCGAGTTTACAAGGGAGGATCTAAGCTCATGAAGAAGGTTTGAGCAGCAGTCGGAGGGATCATCGATAGAAGGGGATGTAATGGACATCAGCCTGAGGCGACTAAAACAAGTCTGGTTAGGAAATGATAGAAGATGGGCGTAATGTAGAGTAGTCTCAGTTCGTTTGTATCCTGTAATGGGAAAGACAACATTCTAAGTTCTTTTGAGTAAATATTTACATATTAATAGAACATTTGTGTCTCCGTGGTTCCGAATTAAGACAGAGAGATACTTGACAGATTGAGGGAGTCTAAAAGAATAGAAGCTGAACCTGAGCCAACTTGCGTTCCATTCCTTTGCAAACTCGGAGCATTCAATTGTCGGCACAGTGGTGTTCGGAGGCCAACAGGGTTGATTTCAGGTAGCATATGCAGACTTGACAGTTGTCCAGTACCAACAATCAACTtggcttctttttcttcaaCTTCGTTGTTGTCTACGCAAGTATAACTGTAGTTCGAGTCTCTTAAATTGTCAAAAAGGCTTCCTTCTATCCTAGAGCTTCCTATGACTGCACTCTACATCAACTCTGACTCCCATTCCGACCCTCCTGTTCCATTACAATGACCATTGCCGTTAGCATATGGTGGCGTCGCACACATTCCGTCTGGGCGCAGCTCAATGATCTGGGTAAGACAACCTCGAGGGGAAACAACCCGGTTCAGCCGAAatccagcttcttctgccaaTTTGCGGTATTCCTCCAGAGTACGCTCTTTGTTTCTGCACCTCACCAGCATGCGAATGTCCGCGTATCTAGCCCCGCGTCCCAAGCGCCCATCAAACAAGACTGACTCAACGATCAAAACTCTGCTCACTCCCGATTTGACATCCATAGCCTCCCGGATCCTTCGAAGGAGCTTGACACAGTCCTCATCACCCCAGTTGTGTAAGATCCATCGAAGCAGGTAGGCAGATGATTTGGGAATTTCATCTTGGAAGAAATCTCCTCCAGTGATTGAAGTAATTCTGCTGGTCAGGGGATCATTCGAGGGAAATCGCTGCTTGAGGATCTCTGCGGTAGAAGGAAGCTCGAATGCAGCGGCCGTAGCTTCTGGAAATTTCTCTAAGTAGGACCGGATAAAGTCTCCCGCTCCGGCTCCGATGTCGACCACAGTCTCCGACTTGAGTTCGTCCCATGGATAGTCGGAAAGCAACCCAGGAGCCTCAACTACGCTTCCGGTGCCAGTGACCTTGTGGAAACCAGCAGCCTTGCCTGTCTCGGCTAGATACTGGTAGATGGGCTTGTCGGTGTTATAGAAAAGCTCAGTGGCCGTTTTGGACTGATCTTCTTTCAGCTGGTCAGGCAGACGTGAGATGAGGTCATAGTAC
It encodes:
- a CDS encoding major facilitator superfamily domain-containing protein is translated as MSETVELENNRASSPMENKERIPPNGGTKAWACVAGSFLLQFCSFGYVNACGMFQLYYSDVMFKDESSSALAWITTLQIFLLFMFGPAVGKLIDVYGCRRMLPPFSIMAVFSVCMLSLCTKYWQVMLAQGVAFGLAAAGLSLPAMATATQWFSTKKGLAVGIVSSGSSLGGIIYPCMLPRLIEEVGFASAVRWTALLQGILLFIANLLCSSPFPPLGKSSPEEKDKVPPSSGLNGFKSWPWFFFVLGCFFTMWGLFAPLNYLPEMASLHGYESFAVYTLAIANAGSLVGRIVPGWISDIIGQFNTMVMVTSLSGILVLAFWLPLEFHTSKAGLILFALLFGFVSGGFVSLGPPCVVSLAEDRVDEIGVKLGGFCLAIALGALTGLPIEGAIKDREGDKFTGLMAFAGATMIMGSFCTAIARVYKGGSKLMKKV
- a CDS encoding putative O-methyltransferase glim-like protein (O-methyltransferase GliM2); the protein is MENELEHLNWNIKHALSQLEGPLSQELNSCLEVSPTALNSSSSVYRKLLDTVQVLDKLLLTLTPSHMQLVDGVFAFTNSKVLLCASEYALADHVQKLQPCSISALAKATRLHEQGLFQVVRYLREMGYFSQDPKTGLLSNNRLSNLLRKDHWATWVNWVDFFPREYYDLISRLPDQLKEDQSKTATELFYNTDKPIYQYLAETGKAAGFHKVTGTGSVVEAPGLLSDYPWDELKSETVVDIGAGAGDFIRSYLEKFPEATAAAFELPSTAEILKQRFPSNDPLTSRITSITGGDFFQDEIPKSSAYLLRWILHNWGDEDCVKLLRRIREAMDVKSGVSRVLIVESVLFDGRLGRGARYADIRMLVRCRNKERTLEEYRKLAEEAGFRLNRVVSPRGCLTQIIELRPDGMCATPPYANGNGHCNGTGGSEWESELM